From Anopheles darlingi chromosome 2, idAnoDarlMG_H_01, whole genome shotgun sequence, the proteins below share one genomic window:
- the LOC125952501 gene encoding protein sidekick-2-like — MTNLVNSSLGFIVFGLIFASFCGNATRIFDIENIPVVKYVAVAGRNVTISCPGVNEHSLIDTLIWKTTQTVAEYVNGLPLVNNPRITLLPDNFSLHISPTSSADTAEYTCLFNDRHSPEAIADLLVQDVPDPPGRPLVVSFTSRSVDLSWAHSQDARNAPVTNFIIEIRVGENGDWNQVPPIYTKSSVASHQVTGLLPFTVYSFRIIAVNELGHSAPSKESYYFVTLREAPTGKPVTTIAHNTSATSVYISWKPPPPDSILGEFLGYRITYRTRDRHPDDVKEIYIRDSTVESHEIHNLETYTQYLVSIQVFNPEGLGPPTTVLVMTDEGVPTKPRNLSVLEITSTTLRISWLEPEKRNGVIHGYRVYYVYQNQTLLHLPILKNDAAQNSVFYYTLTNLKPYTDYRIIVTAFTLKYDGEPSEVSLRTDVGGPSPPKVVNLTCHSLDTLFFSWRIPRVYHSSIDFYIVNYRNLDYEESHEIRISANASIVETSMIIPNLTTNSAYEVKVRGATVSIVNPKKVVLGTYSEPIKITLRANCEQFQPPPLRHNPYVDQELVILAGIVVGCFGLLLIILAVVLWRKCFHTSYEAGDPRASERNDHKPPQPIQSNGWKTSCDSNGIVQTSIPSDEYINGQQQQQQQQQQQHQQQQNHHHPHNHHHHQHHQQQQQQPMIDRYHR, encoded by the exons ATGACTAATCTCGTTAATAGCAGCCTGGGATTTATTGTCTTTGGATtaatttttgcttcgttctgcGGCAACGCGACGCGCATATTCG ATATTGAGAACATCCCGGTCGTAAAGTACGTGGCAGTCGCTGGGCGCAACGTGACGATCAGCTGCCCGGGCGTCAACGAGCACTCGCTAATCGATACGCTCATTTGGAAGACCACACAAACCGTCGCGGAGTACGTTAATGGGTTGCCATTAGTGAATAACCCACGG aTAACGCTGTTGCCAGATAACTTTAGTCTCCACATTAGCCCGACCAGCTCGGCGGATACGGCCGAGTACACCTGTCTGTTCAACGATCGCCACAGTCCCGAAGCGATAGCGGATCTCCTAGTTCAGG ACGTTCCCGATCCACCGGGGAGACCGCTGGTCGTAAGCTTCACCTCTCGTTCGGTCGATCTGTCCTGGGCACACTCACAGGACGCCCGGAACGCACCGGTGACGAATTTCATCATCGAAATCAG GGTGGGCGAGAACGGTGACTGGAATCAGGTGCCGCCGATCTACACGAAATCGAGTGTCGCTTCACACCAGGTGACCGGCCTGTTACCGTTCACCGTGTACAGCTTTCGGATCATCGCCGTCAACGAGCTGGGACACAGTGCACCCTCCAAGGAGTCCTACTACTTCGTGACGTTACGCGAAG CACCGACCGGAAAACCGGTAACGACGATCGCACACAACACGTCCGCCACCTCGGTGTACATCTCGTggaaaccgccaccaccggactCGATACTGGGCGAGTTTCTTGGCTATCGCATAACCTACCGTACCCGGGACCGGCATCCGGACGACGTGAAGGAGATTTACATCCGCGACAGCACCGTCGAG AGCCACGAAATACATAATCTGGAGACGTACACGCAGTATCTGGTGTCGATACAGGTGTTTAATCCCGAGGGATTAGGACCGCCGACGACCGTGCTGGTGATGACCGATGAAGGTG TTCCGACCAAACCGAGAAACTTGAGCGTCCTGGAGATCACGTCGACCACGCTGCGTATCAGCTGGCTCGAGCCGGAGAAGCGAAATGGCGTCATCCACGGTTACCGGGTGTACTACGTGTACCAGAACCAAACCCTGCTCCACTTGCCAATCCTGAAGAACGATGCTGCCCAGAATTCGGTCTTCTATTACACGCTAACGAACCTGA AACCGTACACCGACTACCGGATAATCGTGACCGCCTTTACGCTCAAGTACGACGGTGAACCGTCGGAGGTTTCGCTGCGTACCGACGTCGGTGGGCCGAGCCCACCGAAGGTGGTGAACTTGACGTGCCACTCGCTCGATACGCTGTTCTTTAGCTGGCGGATACCGCGCGTTTACCACTCGTCAATCGACTTCTACATCGTCAACTACCGCAACCTCGACTACGAGGAATCGCACGAGATCCGCATATCGGCCAACGCGTCCATCGTGGAGACGTCG ATGATTATCCCGAACCTTACGACGAACAGTGCGTACGAGGTGAAGGTCCGGGGTGCCACCGTCAGTATAGTGAACCCGAAGAAGGTCGTCCTCGGCACCTACAGTGAGCCCATCAAG ATTACTTTACGGGCAAACTGTGAGCAGTTCCAGCCACCCCCGTTACGACACAACCCGTACGTCGATCAGGAGCTCGTCATTCTagccggcatcgtcgtcggttgcttcGGACTGTTGCTCATTATCCTGGCGGTAGTGCTGTGGAG gaAGTGCTTCCACACGTCCTACGAGGCCGGTGATCCGCGGgcgtcggaacggaacgaccaTAAACCGCCCCAACCCATCCAATCGAACGGATGGAAAACGTCCTGTGATTCCAACGGTATCGTGCAGACGTCGATCCCCTCCGACGAATACATcaacgggcagcagcagcaacagcaacagcagcaacagcagcaccagcagcagcagaaccatcaccacccccacaaccaccaccaccatcagcaccaccagcaacagcagcaacaaccgatgatcgatcggtaccatcgctAG